TTCTCAAATAAGCACGTATTTTTTTATTTATTATATACAATATCAAAATTATAGTAAAAATTAAACATATTTAATTTTAATTTAATTAAAGTTTTAGTAAATAGAGGTTTATTTATAGGCTAAGTACTAAAATAAGTATAGTACAAATAGGGATTTAAAAATAAGGTGCATAACCCAAAATTTTTGAGCTATGCACCTATAAAATATAAATTTAAAACGATGTGCTACCAGTCCATTTAACATTAGTTACATGAATTGCAGGTAGGAAAGAGGTAAAAGTGCTCCACCAGTCACGTTGTAATTTACGCTCGCTTGATATTTTATCAACATTATTAAGCATTCTTAATACACTGTCAGTTAAACGCATATTCATTACAGAATGTTTTATCTTACCATTTTCAATAAAGAATATTCCATCGCGTGTTGTTCCTGTCATAACAACTTCACGTGGCTCTGGACAATGGGTATAGTGGAAACGGGTCACCAGTAAACCCTTTTTAGTGTTTTTAATCATTTCCTCCACACTAGAATCGCCGGCAGCCATTATTATATTAGCAGGGCTCTCATAGTTTCCGCCTCTACGATATCGTGAATGACCAGTTGGCTCTTTACTATATTTTTTTGCATTTGCATAATTATAAACTACCCCAGCGGCTATACCGTTTTTAACGATATCTACCCGTTTTTAGGAACTCCCTCAACATCGAATGGAATATTTAAGGTAGCTGTGTTTAAACCATCATCCCATATTGAGATATTGTCTCCAACTAGTTGCTCACCCATTTTGTTAGCCATATAGCTTCTGCCTTCTTCATACGCTTGTCCTACAAAGCCAATATAAGCAGGGAACCTTACAATATCTGATACGGCATAAGGTAAAAATACTACTTCATATTCACCTGTTGGTAACGGTTTAGGATCTTGTGCCAAAGCACACCTTGCTACAGCCTCTTTGCCAATGGCATCAGCATCTATTTTACTGGCATCTCTATTGAGAAAATCAGCATAGCCTGTTCCATTTTCGCCCTCTACAACTGTTCTTAAATAGGCATAAGTGCTGGCATTATAGGCCTCTAATCCTAACGAGTTTACAACAGCTAACTCCTCTTGAGTGGTTATATGAGATCCAAATATTTTAAAGCCTTTTTCAGCTGCATGTTTAGCTAAAATAGCTACATCAGCTGCTCGTTGTTCAGCCGTATAGTTAGCTGTAGATTCATAGTAATTTTTTGTATCGTGATATTCATATTTGTTTGGTAATGAAGTAAAATCAGGGTTATCTTCTTGTATGCTAGCCATTTGACTAGCCTTTTCAACTACTCTCTTGATTGACTCTTCCTCTAAATTATTAGTAGTGGCTATTCCCATTTTTTTACCAAATACAACCCTAACTTGTAGCTCAGAGTTTACTCTATTAAGGTTTTGATGAATTGTTGAGTTTGCAAAGCGAGTTAAGTTAAAATTTTCACCCACAATTTTAGCTTCGGTCTGGTCTGCACTTGAGTATTGCAAAGCCTTTTGTAAAACCTCAAAACATCTTTGTTTGCCTAACATTAATGACCCACTCCCATCTTAATATTTTTAAAGCGGGCTGGGGCTGATCCATGACCTACATGAGCTATTTGCATTGGCTCACCTTTGGCACAACTAGGTAGTCCCCATACATGCCACTCACTTGCATTGGCAACTGCATCACAGCCACCCCAAAAATGAGGAGTCATGTCTGTATAAGCAGGATTCTTTAACATCCGGGTTATCTCGCCATCTTTTACTTCATAGGCAATTTCACAACCAAAGTGGAAATTGAGTCTTTTATCATCTAAACTCCAGCTCTTAGAACCATCCATAAAAATACCGTACTTGGTATCTTTTATTATCTCAGCTAAGCTCCAGTCACCAGCTTCAATATTTACGTTAGTCATACGAACCATGGGAATATTATTAAAGCCCTCTGCTAAGCAGGTACCATTACTTTCTTGACCTATTTTAGCTGCTGTTTCTCTAGAGGTTAGATAATCTTTAAACAGTCCTTTTTCTACTATTTGAGCTCGTTGAGCTTTAACACCCTCATCATCATAACCAAATGAACCTAAGGCTCTTGGTATAGTTGCATCTATGTTTAAATTAACGTGCTCTGATCCATACATAAAATTATTCTGTTTTTCTGGTGTTAAAAAACTTGTACCAGCAAAGCTAGCCTCATAACCCAAAACACGATCTAACTCAATAGGATGCCCACAAGATTCGTGTATTTGCAAAGCTAACTGTTGTCCACCTAAAATCATATCACCTTCAACTATTGGACATGTATCAGCTTTAAGTAAATCCGAAGCCTCTTGCGACAAATCTTGAGCAATTTCATGTAAACCTTTGTTATTCATAAACTCATATTTTTCTTCTAAGAATTCATAACCACCGGTAACTGTATCTTGGTATAATCTACGTTGCACATCACCATTACCCATTGCTGTTGCCATTAAAGCAATACCTGTTTCTAATAAATCTTGTTCAATTTCATGGCCTTCGGTACTCATAAATAGTTTATGTTGTTTAACAGCATGTAAACGAGTCATTGCCATTTTTACATCTTCATTTGTTCTAAGTTGTTTATCTAAATCCATTAAGAACTCAACTTGTTCTTCTAAATCCATATTAAATGGATCTTTTTGATATGGAGTAGCATACTTATCTTTAACACCCTGTAATGGTGTTAATTCAATTGGCTCAGCTTGAACCATGGCACTAGCCTTAGCAATTGAAATTGCTTCTTTTACAGTTGCAAAAAGGTTGTTTTTATTAATTACTGCACACGCTGAAAAACCCCATGCACCATTTACCATTACTCTAACTCCAACACCCTTGCTCTCTGTAGAAGAGATATCTTGAATATGACCATTACGTATTATAATTGGCTGTTTATGTCTATCTACTAAACGAACATCTGCATAGCTCGCACCTAAACTTTTAGCCTCTTCAAGAGCTTGATTGAATAAGTCTTGCAATAAATTCACCCCCAAAAATATTTTTGCATCCGAAGTTTATTCGGAGTAATATCTTATTCAACATTTTAACTTAAATTCCTTTTACGTTATTAGTATTTAGTTATGTTTACAACAAATTTGCTATGTATTAATGACTTTAAAGTAGGTAAATTAAGCTATTATTTTAAATGTAACTAAATATCGTTAAATTAGGTTATTTTACCTATTATAGTGTTTTACTTATTTAATATAAAAGTTTGCAGCTTGCTCTTGACTAATATTAAATTGTTAATTATAATTAATGCATAAATGGACACGTGTCCAAAGGTGGTTTCTAAATGGATAGCAGAGATATTGCCAAATTAGCAGGAGTATCACGAAGCACGGTATCACGGGTTATAAATAATCACCCTAGTGTGTCAGTAGATACAAGAGCTAAAATACTAAAAATAATTAAAGATCAAGGTTATGTTCCAGACTCATCTGCTAGGGCTTTGGTTGGTAAACAAAATAATATAATTGGGTTATTCATTATTAACGCAGATGGTAGTGATGAAGCTGGAATTTTTAGTAGTAACTACTATTCACCTTTCACAGCAGCTGTTATTGATGAAGCCAATAAAAATGACTATCAAGTTTTAGTATCTTTGCAAAAAAGTAAGGCAGATTATGAGCAAGCCCGTAAATTGCTTAGAAATAAATCTATAAATGCAGCAATATTTGTTGGGGCAGAGGATAACTCTGTTGAACTAAAAAAACTAATTAATGACGGTTATTGTGTTGCGCTTGTTGATCAAAGCTTGTTAAGTACTAACAAAAATAACAATGCAGTTGTAATAAATTCTAATAACTTATTTGGCAGTTATGAAGCTACTAATTATTTGATTAATTGTGGCCATAAACAGATAGCTCATATTACAGGCAATTTAAAAAAACTCTCTGGTTTACAACGGTATGAGGGTTATATAAATGCCTTAAAAGATAATAATATTGTGCTAAATGATAAGCTGATAATTGAGAGCGATTTTAGTGAACAGGGTGGTTATATTTCAACAAAAAAGCTTCTGCAAACTCAAGATGTAGATGCAATTTTTATAGCAAATGATAGTATGGCATTAGGGGCACTTAAAGCTCTTAACGAATTAAGGATTAAGGTTCCTGAAAACATTGCTATAGTTGGTTATGATGATATAGATATTGCTAGGTATTTGGGATTATCTACAGTTAGGGCTTCTATCCACGAAATGGCAAGTGTAGCAGTAAAGCAACTTATTAATATTATTGAAGGAAAACTTATTAATAGTGTTAGCAATGTTGTAGACTGTAAATTAATAATAAGAAAAACAAGCAAGTAGATGTACATTAGCTAAATAAAG
This Clostridium sp. 'deep sea' DNA region includes the following protein-coding sequences:
- a CDS encoding metallopeptidase TldD-related protein, which encodes MLGKQRCFEVLQKALQYSSADQTEAKIVGENFNLTRFANSTIHQNLNRVNSELQVRVVFGKKMGIATTNNLEEESIKRVVEKASQMASIQEDNPDFTSLPNKYEYHDTKNYYESTANYTAEQRAADVAILAKHAAEKGFKIFGSHITTQEELAVVNSLGLEAYNASTYAYLRTVVEGENGTGYADFLNRDASKIDADAIGKEAVARCALAQDPKPLPTGEYEVVFLPYAVSDIVRFPAYIGFVGQAYEEGRSYMANKMGEQLVGDNISIWDDGLNTATLNIPFDVEGVPKNG
- a CDS encoding metallopeptidase TldD-related protein encodes the protein MVKNGIAAGVVYNYANAKKYSKEPTGHSRYRRGGNYESPANIIMAAGDSSVEEMIKNTKKGLLVTRFHYTHCPEPREVVMTGTTRDGIFFIENGKIKHSVMNMRLTDSVLRMLNNVDKISSERKLQRDWWSTFTSFLPAIHVTNVKWTGSTSF
- a CDS encoding LacI family DNA-binding transcriptional regulator; translated protein: MDSRDIAKLAGVSRSTVSRVINNHPSVSVDTRAKILKIIKDQGYVPDSSARALVGKQNNIIGLFIINADGSDEAGIFSSNYYSPFTAAVIDEANKNDYQVLVSLQKSKADYEQARKLLRNKSINAAIFVGAEDNSVELKKLINDGYCVALVDQSLLSTNKNNNAVVINSNNLFGSYEATNYLINCGHKQIAHITGNLKKLSGLQRYEGYINALKDNNIVLNDKLIIESDFSEQGGYISTKKLLQTQDVDAIFIANDSMALGALKALNELRIKVPENIAIVGYDDIDIARYLGLSTVRASIHEMASVAVKQLINIIEGKLINSVSNVVDCKLIIRKTSK
- a CDS encoding TldD/PmbA family protein, which produces MQDLFNQALEEAKSLGASYADVRLVDRHKQPIIIRNGHIQDISSTESKGVGVRVMVNGAWGFSACAVINKNNLFATVKEAISIAKASAMVQAEPIELTPLQGVKDKYATPYQKDPFNMDLEEQVEFLMDLDKQLRTNEDVKMAMTRLHAVKQHKLFMSTEGHEIEQDLLETGIALMATAMGNGDVQRRLYQDTVTGGYEFLEEKYEFMNNKGLHEIAQDLSQEASDLLKADTCPIVEGDMILGGQQLALQIHESCGHPIELDRVLGYEASFAGTSFLTPEKQNNFMYGSEHVNLNIDATIPRALGSFGYDDEGVKAQRAQIVEKGLFKDYLTSRETAAKIGQESNGTCLAEGFNNIPMVRMTNVNIEAGDWSLAEIIKDTKYGIFMDGSKSWSLDDKRLNFHFGCEIAYEVKDGEITRMLKNPAYTDMTPHFWGGCDAVANASEWHVWGLPSCAKGEPMQIAHVGHGSAPARFKNIKMGVGH